CTGTGGCGGTGCAACAACCTCACGCAGTTCGTGGGCAGGCTTGCCGAGGTCATCCGTGCGAGATCGCCCGAATCCACCATCTCGGCAGGTGTCTACCCCTACCAAGATGCCCTGCTCACCAGGATGCAGGACTGGAAAGCCTGGGGGGAACTGGGGTACATCGACTTCGCAGTTGTGTTCACGTATACCCTTGACAACGATCTTCTTGACACTCTGGTGCGCGCGGCCCAGTACGCTTCCGCGGACCGGATCGCCGTCTATCCGGCGGTGGACGCCGCATCCATGCCCAGGCCGCTCACTGAGAAGCTGCTCGACCTCCTGGAGGCAATTCGCAAGACAGGGTCCAGGGGTGCAGCCGTCTTCACCCTCAATGCCTTGCCCGACGAGACACTCGATGCACTGGCCGCAGGTCCGTTCAAACTCCCCTCGTCTGAGTCGCGCGCGCGTTAACCCCGCCCCCGGCAAGATCGAAGGAAGCCTTGGACCCGTCGTGGCGACGGGGGAAAGCGTCGCAGTTCCGCGCGTCCGAGGAGTCCGGGCGACGCAAGGCAGGGCAAGACCTCGCCCGGTTGCCTACTTCGACTCCCACTGCAACTCCGATCGAAGCCCGACCGGGCAGACCCTAGCGCACCGACCGTGGCAAAACATGTCTCGCCTGTGACCTCTGCATAGATCCTGATTGGTTCGGGACACGGGATCCAGCCACACGCCATCTCCGGCCGCTTGATCCATCAGTGTGATGGCGCCGGGGCCGCAGTTGTCTATGCACATGCGGCAGGCTTCTCCCAGGCAGACCTTGTCCCGAAGCAACGGAGACGGTTCAAGCGCGGCCCGGGTCACAACCGTGGTGAACCTGACCCTCGGCCCGTATGCGGGTGTCACCACGATGCTGTTCAGCCCAAATTCGCCAAGCCCACATCTGACTGCCGCGTGCCGGTGAGACACAAGCCCAACCCGACCGGGTATCCTGTCGTGCAGATTTCGCTGGGAATCGCCGTACGTGGCCGGGAAGCTGACTGACGTGAATCCCTGGTCCTCAAGCTCGAGCACGAGCAGTAGCCCAATCTCGTCAAGCTTGCGGTTGATCACGTCATAGCCCATCTGCCCGTAGAAGTGATCCAGAAGCACTTCCTTCCTGAGGTCCCCCCTGATCCAGGGGGAATTCCCGAGGTATCTCTCGTATGCGATGATAGCGGGCGGGATCTGCATCCCGATACTGATGACGCACTCCGCTCCGGAAACCCAGTCTGAGGGGTGGTGGCCCGAAGGGGCACCCTCGAAACGCGATACGGGGCCGACCCCGAAAAGCGACGCTCCCGCCTGGCGGGCAATGACCTCCAGTCTCTTGCGCAGGTCCATGGATGACTCACCTCTCATTCGCGACTGACCGTCACTACGTTGACGCGCCTGGCACAGCCGCCATCTTTTGGCTGCAGTACTGTGTCCGAGCACATTCCTCCTCCCAAAGGGGAAGTAGCGGCTCTCTTATGGGCAATGAGTTCGTGCGGACTCACCCTTGGTAGTGCCGGTCCCGGCTGCGGCCGCGACCAACAGCCCGGCAGCGATCAGTGCACCACCGACGAAAAAGCCCCAACTCAACGACTCCCCGAGGACACTCCATCCAGGCAAAGACCCGACCACGGGCTGTACGAAAAAAATACCGAGCGCTCAAGGCTGAGCCGCCCTTGTCGTGCCAGCACAGGACGAGGTCCACGCCCGGAACACCCGGAGGCACTGTGCCGTGCGAGAAGGCACTGTTCCCGGCCTTGATGCCCGTATACTCGGACCCCAGGGAGTCGCCAGGAGTCCTCGATCACAACAAGGCCATGTCGGTCCGCGATCTCGCGAACCACATCGAGTTTGGCCGGTTGGCCGAAGGCGTCCACTGGAGGGATGGCGTTTGCGTAGGGAGTGATGGTGCCCTCAAAGGGGCTGTAGCTGGTATTCACGGTTCCGTGGTGGGCTACGTCCACAAACGTTGGCTCCGCCCTTCTCGTGGGCAATGGGATTGCCGGACGTAAGGGAATTGTGGGGCACGATGAGACGAAAGGGAGCTGCTTA
This sequence is a window from Bacillota bacterium. Protein-coding genes within it:
- a CDS encoding DegT/DnrJ/EryC1/StrS family aminotransferase, whose product is MPTRRAEPTFVDVAHHGTVNTSYSPFEGTITPYANAIPPVDAFGQPAKLDVVREIADRHGLVVIEDSWRLPGVRVYGHQGREQCLLARHSASGCSGRGPRPVLARQGRLSLERSVFFSYSPWSGLCLDGVSSGSR